GATCTACCTTCAGTTCCGGGACCGCATGTCCATCCGGGAAGCGCTTTTGAGCAACTACATCGTCAATATCCTGACCGAACTGTTAGTCAGTAAGGATGCCGAGTACTCTGTCAACGTCTCCTCCAGCATCATAGAGGACACCGTAGCGTACATCGGGGAACATCTGACAGAGAACCTCACCTTAGAGCAGTTAGCAGGACACGCCTCCCTAAGCCCGTTCTATTTCAGCCGCCTTTTTAAGCGAGAGACCGGTTTCTCACCCCATGGCTACCTGATTGCCACCCGGATCAACACTGCCAAATACCTGTTAAAATCCACGGACGAATCCATCAAGAACATCTGCTTCGCCACCGGGTTCGCCAGCGAGAGCAGCTTCTGCACCACCTTTAAGAAAGTAACCGGGTTCACCCCTTCCGAATACCGGATCGAGGCCCAGGATCAGACGCACTGACTAAAGGGCGCCCCCTCAGGCCATCTCATGGCCCTGCGGGACGCCCTTTTAGACTGGATTCCTGCTCTTTACTCTGCCGCTTTCCCCATAACTTCCTTGTAGTTCTCCGGAGTGACCACAACTGCGTCAACTGCGGTCTCCATGGTAACATCGCCGCCGTTTATCATGTCATATAACACTTCAACGGAGCCTGCGCCTACAGAGTCGGAGGAGAAGTAAGCGGAAGCCTTTACACAGGTACCGTCAGCACCCTTGTTGTTCCACTCGTCTTTTGCCATGTATCCGCCAAGGCCAACCACACATGCATCTGCATCCAGGCCTGCGCTTTCCAGAGCGCGCGCCGCACCGATACAGCCCTCTTCGTTGGCGCCGGTTACCAGCCATTTCTTGATCTCCGGATGTGCAGTGATCACAGAAGTCGCCGCCACATTGCCCTTCTCAGTGGTCCCGTCATAATCTGCTTTGAAGATCCTGTCGGTTGCAAAATCCGGGCAGGCTGCGGTAAAGTTGTCATATTCACCTTCTGCACGCGGTACACAGGAGGAAACGGTATCCATGGTCATGATCAGCAGTCCGCACTCCTCGTCTGCCACCAGGTTATTGGCCTTTGCATACTCTGCCAGCCAGTCGCCGTTTGCCTGACCGATCACATAGGCGTTGATGCCGACCCACGGAGCGATCTTCTCGCCGGACTCTGTCTGCAGCGCATCATCCGCAGCTACGATCGGAATCCCCGCTTCTTTACATTTATCAACCACTGCCTGCGACATGGTCTGGTCCGGGATACAGGTAACGATACCCTTCGCCTGGTTCGCGATCGCGTTATCGATCGCCTTTAAATATTCTTCCGGGCTCATCTTTGCATCCACGAAGATAAACTCGTCGCCCTGTGCCTCTACCGCTTTCTGTGCCGCAGCGCCCTCATCGATGAACCAGCTCTGGTCCCCTGCTTTATAGATGCCGTAAACTACGCCTTTTTCACCTGCTGCCGGAGCCGCCGCTTCTTTTGCCTCCTCCCCTTTCGTGTCTGCCGGGGCCGCAGCCTCTTTTGCTGCTGTGGTCGCTGCCGCGGTTGTCTCCTCTGTCTCAAAACCGCTGCATGCGGTCAGGCTTGCCATCATTGCTGCTGCCAGTACCAGTGCCATTCTTTTTTTCATGTTACAATCCCTCCTGTTTTTGCTTGTTTTTGTGTTTTGGTCTTTCGTCCCCAATTTAAGTTCTATCTCAACGGAAATCCACCGATTCCCGGATCGATCCCGGTCACACTGCCGCCGTCAAAGATTCTTCATGGACGCCGCCAGCAGGTCTTTTTCTCTCTTCTGCTTTCTGATATAGTCTGTAGTCAGTGCAAACAACAGCAGTCCGCCCTTCGCCACATACTGCCAGAAGCTCGGTACATTTACCATGGTAAGCCCTGTGTTGAATGCCTGGATCAGGATGATGCCCAGGATGGTGCCTCCCATATCGCCGACGCCGCCCGCAAAGGACACGCCGCCTAAGATAACCGCGGTGATGGCATCGAACTCCAGGTTCACGTTTGCCGCCGGCTGTCCGGAGTTCATACGTGCGGCAAATATGATACCGCCGATGGA
This portion of the Clostridium sp. AN503 genome encodes:
- a CDS encoding arabinose ABC transporter substrate-binding protein is translated as MKKRMALVLAAAMMASLTACSGFETEETTAAATTAAKEAAAPADTKGEEAKEAAAPAAGEKGVVYGIYKAGDQSWFIDEGAAAQKAVEAQGDEFIFVDAKMSPEEYLKAIDNAIANQAKGIVTCIPDQTMSQAVVDKCKEAGIPIVAADDALQTESGEKIAPWVGINAYVIGQANGDWLAEYAKANNLVADEECGLLIMTMDTVSSCVPRAEGEYDNFTAACPDFATDRIFKADYDGTTEKGNVAATSVITAHPEIKKWLVTGANEEGCIGAARALESAGLDADACVVGLGGYMAKDEWNNKGADGTCVKASAYFSSDSVGAGSVEVLYDMINGGDVTMETAVDAVVVTPENYKEVMGKAAE
- a CDS encoding AraC family transcriptional regulator, whose amino-acid sequence is MLSTENGVVSGSDYYIYTPSTLAQELFFYPLITGCFQYLPGYSIRRSSFDSFLIMYMRRGSCDIDIGGRRYHARSGQVVFLDCYAPHAYGTTTGWEAEWLHFDGKAARGYFDAVLAGGSPVITLQDTYRFERYLHKIYLQFRDRMSIREALLSNYIVNILTELLVSKDAEYSVNVSSSIIEDTVAYIGEHLTENLTLEQLAGHASLSPFYFSRLFKRETGFSPHGYLIATRINTAKYLLKSTDESIKNICFATGFASESSFCTTFKKVTGFTPSEYRIEAQDQTH